The DNA window GTTGCCCGACTGCCGCCCGAAACTCTTACCGCCTCCGAAGCGCCGGGCCGCCTCGGCATCTTGAGCGACCATGGCTAGAGAGCTGCCCAGAGCGATGGCGATGACGGCGAAGCGTGAGATCCATGTGCGAGAGGTGCTGGTCATAGATTTAGTAAGACTCCTATTGGTGAGAGCAAGGTGAAACTGGGGTTTCGATCCCGCGAATCCAGGGCGGTTCCCCATATTCGTCAGGATTTTGGTAATCGCAATACCTTATTCCGCGATGAGGCAGTGGATGGGCGGCATGGGCGCCAAGCGCGGGATCATCGATTCGCGGAAGTAACGGTCCGCATGGTACTCCTTCGCCTAGGTGCATGCCGCCCATGCAAAATGCGCTCAGTGGATCACGACGCACACAACGTAACGCCTTGCTTTGCAAGCTCCCGGATTTCGCTATCGCTGTATCCAAGTTCCGCCAGCACTTGCGCGGAGTGCTCGCCCAGCCGCGGCACGAATCCTCCCGCGGCGGGTGGCGATTCGGACCAACCCGTGGGCGTGCGCATGGTGCGGATCTTACCTTCGGTGGGATGCTCTTCAATGGAAAAGAACCCCGTGGCGGCATGGTGCGGATCGGATATCACATCCTCCACCCGGTTCATGGGCGAAACCGGGACATCGGCCTTTTCCAGAATGGAAATCCACTGCGCGGTGGTCTTGGTCTTGAAAATTTTCTCGAGGAAGGCATAGACCTCGGCAATGTGGTTGGCGCGCACCGCGTGGTTGGAGAAGCGCGCGTCCTCCAGCACTTCAGAGCGTCCGATGGCGCCCAGGAAGCTGCGCCATTGTTTGTTGTTGTACACGAGCGCGCATAGGTAACCGTCTTGAGTGGCGTAGGGCCGCCGGTGGCGCAAGCGCGTGTACCCCGTGGCGCCAATGGGAGGTTCATAGCCCATGCCGGCGATGTGATCGCCCATCACGAAGTGTGTGATGCTCTCGAACATGGGCACCTCCACGGATTGGCCCTTGCCGGTGCGCTCGCGATAGAACAAGGCCGAGGTCACGGCGTAGACGGCGTGCAGGCCGGTCACGCGGTCCGCCAGGTTGAGCGGCACATAGCGTGGCGCCCCGCCTTCTTGCAAGGAGATGGCGGGTAATCCGGTGGCGCCTTGAATCAAATCGTCGTAGGCTGCTTGGCCCGCCTTGGGTCCTCGCTGAGAATAGCCATAGGCACCCACGTAAATAATCTTGGGGTTCGCCGCGCGCACGTCCTCGTAGGAAAGACCTAGGCGGCCCATGGCGGAAGGGCGCACGTTGTAGACCAGCACGTCCGTCTTCGGCAGTAAACGCATGATGACCTCACGGCCCCCGGGTTTTTTAAGATCGAGCACGATGGCGCGCTTGCCGCGGTTCAAGTTCATGAACAGGTGGCCCATGTGCGGGCTTCGCATGGGACTCACGTCGCGCATGTTGTCACCTTCGTGGGATTCCACCTTGAGGACTTCAGCGCCAAGTTCGGCGAGGATTTGGGTCGCGAAGGGACCCATGACTACGGTGGTGAGATCGAGAATTCTCACGCCTTCAAGCGGACCGGGCATTGCGATTAATTGTTCTGGGGTGGAAAAATGACGCTGGCTATTTTGCTTGCGACCCTATTTCTTGTAGCCCGATTACTTGTAGCCCTATTCAGGCTGAATACCGGCCGCTTTCACCAGCCGCCCCCAATGGTTGATTTCCTCTTGCATGAAAGTGCCGAAAGGTGCCGGTGGCATGGGCGCTAGTTCCACGCCCACGGAAGCGAGTTTGGCACTCATTTCGGGAAGCGCCAGCAGACTCAACAGTTCCTTCGACAGGCGGCCGGTCACGGCCTTGGGCGTTCCGGCTGGCGCAACGATGCCGATCCACGGCGTGAACTCGAAACCCTTCAGCGTCTCGCCGATGGGGGGCAATTCGGGCATCAACGCCGTGCGCTTGCGCATGGGAACCGCCAGGGCTCTGAGCTTGCCCGATTTCACCTGCGGCACCGACACAGCGAAATCGCAGATCATCATATGGATCTCTCCGCTGATGAGGTCGATGATGGCTTGCTGGCTCGCCTTGTACTGCACACCCACCGTGGAAACCTTGGCCATGACGTTGATGGTTTCCGCGCTCACCAGCGACGTGCTGTTCGAAGTTCCGTAGGTGAGCTTGCCTGGATTGGCGCGAGCATAGGCAATGAGTTCCTCCACGTTCTTCACGGGTAGCGAGGGATTGACCACCAGCATGAATGGAATGGTTCCGATGCGCGCCACCGGGATGAAATCCTTCACGGGGTCGTAGGGAAGTTTCTTGTACAAGTGCACATTGGCGGCGTGCGGCGTATTCGTGGTGGCCATGATCGTGTAGCCATCGGGCGGGCTCTTGGCCGCGAAGGAGGCGCCCAGTTGCCCATTGGCGCCGGGCCTGGTATCGACAATGACGTTCTGGCCCAAGCGTTTGCCTAGTTCATGGCCGATCACGCGCGCCACCGCGTCGGTCAAACTCCCCGGCGCGAAGGGTACGATCAAGCGCACTGGTTTGTTGGGATAAGAGTCCTCCGCGCGTACGCCGGTGGCGCATGCGAGCGCGACCGCAATGACGGCTATTAATCTCATCGCTTAACCCTTCACCGCACGCTGGGGATTCTCTTCGTAGGGTGGCGAGTAAATCACCAAGACCTTGACCGGTTCATCGCTGGTCACCGTGAAAATGTGACGGGCATTGGCGGGAAAGAAGCAGCAGTCCCCCGGCCCCAATTCGCAGACCTCGCCATTCACCTCCGCCCGTGCCCGGCCCTCCAGCATGTAGCACACTTGCTCGATTCCGGGATGGGCATGAGGCAAGGCACCCTTGTTCTTTTCCACCACGCCTAAAACAACTTCGATGTTCTTGGCGCCAACGTTTTCCGGGCCGATCAAGCGGCGATTGACCGTGCCCGTGTGGTTGGCGGGATGGTAGGGCGTGACGTCTTGCGGTTTGACGAAATAGCGAGGTGGCATGAGGATGCGAAGAATTGATAAAGACGCTATGTTGGCATAACTGGGGCTATGGGACGCCACACTGAAAATATTCACCACGGAGGTTGTATAGCCTTCACCTTCGCGCCGGATTCGCCCGCCACAGTGCCGCTACTCCCTTCGTTGTGGACGACTCCTCCAGTTTTAGCGCGGGCAGCATGTCGTAGGCGTATTCGTTGAGCTTGCCCAGCATTTCCTTGGCGCGGTCTGGGTAGCGCTGCGCGACGTTGTCCGCTTCTTCTGGATCGTTGGCGATGCGGAAGAGTTCCACCTTGCTGGGCAGGGCGGCATGAACGATCAGTTTGTATTCCCCCACGCGCAGCGCCCCGTGAAAATCCTCCACGTTGAGCAAGATCTCCTTGCGCGGGCTGCGGGTGGCGCCGGTGAGCGCGGACCACAAATCCATGCCGTCGAGCTTTTTCTTGGGATCGGCGGACGCCCCCGCCAGCGCCAGCAAGGTGGCGGGAAAGTCGGTGACGTGAACCGGATCGGTGATGACGGTCTTGGGCGCAATCTTGCCCGGCCAAAAGGCAAGCGCTGGTACGCGCAAACCGCCTTCGTAAAGGCTGCCGCGCCCCTCGCGGAATACGCCGTTGTCGCCCCCTTGCTCCTCCACGTCGCCATCGCCTGTGGGGAATTTCGTTGCCATGGCCGCGCCGCTATCGCTATGGAACAAGATGAGAGTGTTCGCCAATTGCCCGCGTTGTTCGAGGCTGCTCACCACCTCGCCGATGGCTTGGTCCAAGGCCGTCACAGCGGCGGCGTAACGGCGCTGGGGTTCATCCTTGATGCTGGAATAGGAATCGAGCAATTCCTTGGTGGCCCCGTAAGGTGCGGCTGGTGCGCTGAAGGAGAGCATCACGAACCAAGGTTGGGTTGTGCTTGCGAGGAAACCCGCCGTGTACTTGCCTAGCAGCGCGCTTACCCATCCTTCCACCTTGGCCGGTTTATCGTTCAGGCGCCAATCGGTTTTGGTGGTCTTCTTGATAATGGAGTCCGCGGGTTGGGTGAGCGGCCCGTAGAAATGATCGAATCCGCGTTTATTGGGGAGGCACTCCGGCTGCGCGTGGCCCAATTGCCATTTGCCAACGAAGGCGGTGCCATAGCCCGCTTCCTTGAGCGCTTGGCCGAGGGTACGTTCCTCGGTGGACAAGCAATAGGCGCTCGCCGCGGTGAGGGTGCCTGTTTGAAGGCCGTAGCGCATGGGGTAGCGACCCGTGATCGCGGCCGCGCGCGTTTGGCTGGAGCTGGGTTGGACGTAGAAGGCGTTCAACATCGCCCCACCGGTAGCAAGTTTGTCCAAGGTCGGTGTGCGTGGGGTGCCGCCATGAAAACCAACGTCCTTCCATCCCAGATCATCGGCCACGATGTAGAGGATGTTGGGTTTGTCCGCACCCCAGCCATACAGGGGAAGAAGTAAACAAGCCAAGCCGAACAGCGCAGTGCGGAGAAAGTAGTTGGCCATGGTCGGATTCCGAGGCGATTCAAGCGCCGCGGGACGTTTGTGTAAGCAAGTCGAGTCGTACTTTGTCCTCAAGATGGCCTCCAACCACAACGGTTACGGGCATTGCTATTCCTTCGAAAGTTTTTGGATTCTTATGAGGAAACTGCGTAGGTTCGAACGGTTGGCTACTTTCACTTGCGCAATAGCCTTCATGGAATTTACACCATGCTCGACCTTATGTGTATCCGCTTCGCTAAATGGCTTGCCTTCGGGGTCGCGGCGCTCATATCGCTCTTGCCGCTTGGCAACTGGCGACTGAAGATGTACGTGGGTAAATGCTGGTCCAAAAGATTCAATTAGCAGGGCATGGTCTTCCGGGAACCGCATTCCATCAATTGCAATTCGGCGGCTATCGTTGAATAACCCCAGCAAACGCCTACCTAACCAACGCTGTCCAAGCTCGCGATTAACGTGTAGACCAAATTCCTGAAGGGCCCTTCTCGTTGGCTGTTCTCCTCTTTTGGTTAACTCATCTTCGAGCACCATACTATAACGCCCATAGCCGAATCCCAGGCTTTCAAGGTGTTTGGCTGCGGTTGTTTTGCCGCTGGCTAGCGGGCCACTGAATCCGATTACCTTCCTTGATTTCCAAGCCGTTGGGTCAATTCTTAGATCGGGAATAATTAAGGATTCTTCGTCGTCTTTCCCGAGACGCTCAAATCTACCAGCAAAGAAGAATAATCCAACGATAGCTGAGGTTATTGCATCCAATTCGTCATGCGTGACATCCTTGGTTATGAATCCCCCGCGAATCCCAAACTCCTTAAGACCTTGCTTTAGGAGCGGTAATCCAGCGCGCTTACGTGGAATATTCATGATGTCTTGAGCTGCCCCTGGGTAACTTTCAATCACAGCCAAGCCTAGCTTTCTAAACTCATCTGCCAACTTCAAACCTCGCGCAGTCAACCGCTGCATACTGGGTATTAGCGCGGGATACACATTTATTCCGCGCTTCTTAAGCACCCGTTCGCTATGGCGCATGATTCCAAACTCTTTCCGCCCAGGGTCATCATCGAAGGGCGACAGCCTCCCCGTCGGCAGGGATAAGGGAGAGTCGATTGAAACCAAGTGCGGCTTGGCGGCCAATGTCGCCTTAATAATGTCTTCGTCAGTGCTCAGAGATTTTACTGTAGCGAAGGTGCCATTAAGAAGGCTCCAACCGGTGGGTCTTGCGGCTGATCCAGTCAGATCGATCCCAACAACGCGACAGTCTTTTATCCCACATTCCGTGAGCAAGGTAGTAGCCGTGATCCGCTTTTTATCTTCGATCTTAAAAGGCGGAATAAGGATCCCACTCGATCGCGTTGGGGTTGACCAACGGATGGCGTTGATCCCTTGAACGCGTGGGCGCTCACGTATCAGGCTCTCAGGCGCGCCAAGCCGAACCATGGCGCGTTGAGCAACTTCATCGAATATGAATTGTAGTCCGCCAACGTCTGCGTGGTTATAAGCAATTAGGCGCCTCAATGCCTTTGTATCTCCGCGCGCATAGTTGGCCCAGAGTACGGGAGCGATTTCACCTTGAATTTTTTGAGCGATCTTGCTTCTGGCGAGCCCCAACTGATTCTCTATATCTTTCTGTCCGCCTGTTAGCCCAACCCGTTTACCGGCAAAGCGAAGATCAACGTGAATTGGCGGTAGTTCAACTCCAGGGAAATCCTTCTGAAGGAATGGAATATCAAATAAAGTCCCGTTGTACGTAACGATTGCACTTGCGTCACGTAAGTCCCGCCTAAGTTTGCTGTCGTCTTGACCGCGTATGTGCACGTGATACTTGGAGTTTAGAGACCATCCAACGATCGTGACGATATCGTAGTACTTACTGAGCCCGGTCGTCTCCAAATCGAGGAAAATCGTGTCGTTGGGGTACTCCAGAACGACGCGAAACCAATCCTCAGGATACAGTTCGTTGGCAAAGAACTCGACATCCTTGTTCGCAATTGCCTGTATCGTTTCAGCAACAAGCGGGGCAGGTTTTGCATCGTGACCGTTCGAGAAGAGGTCCAACTGGTACGTTGGCTGAACATAGTCTTCGAGACGCATTATTCCACGCTGCCAGATGCGGCTCTCACTTTCGCGCAACAGTCCTCTTAGGTGCTTGAAGGTGGCGCGGAGCATGGTGGAGGATCGATAAGTGTTGCAACGGGCAAAGGAAATGCGCGGATTACGTAGCGCTCAATAGGGATCTACGGACTTGTGTTATATCGTGCAAATTCATAACCCTGTCTTGGCATACCGTAATGTATTCGCGGATTTTGGCCTCTACAGGAGAAAATTTGTCGCGCCGGGGAGGACCAATACCTCGCGTCGATTTCCATAAGAACTCAATCGCTATGATACGATGACTTCTGCAGGCGGAGTCACGGGTCGGTGTCTCCTCCCACCCAAACCCTTTATTGTTCGATGTCCGCGCGCCAATTTCTCATTCTGTGGTTATCGCAAGTGGCGGGGCGCCTGCGCATGATCCGCGGTATTCATGCAGGGGCCTCGGTCACTTTTTGGTTGCTCGGTATCTTGGTGCTTTACCAAGTGCTGCGCGGGGTAATTCCCTATCCCGAGGTTCAAGCCTTGTTGCCCTTGCTCGTGATTGCTGCCGTGGCGGCAACCGGTTACGGCGCCATGCGCATGATCCGTACCGCCAGTTTGTCTGAGGCCGCCGGTGTTGCCGACCAAAAAGCCAATCTTCGAGACCAACTGAAGAGTGCCTATTGGTTCGCGCAATTGCCTTGCGTCCAACCGGCGGTGGAGTTGCTCGTGCAGCGCGCGTCGCGCGCGGCGCGGGAGCGCCATCCGCGCGAGATTCTTCCGTTACAAGTTCCGAAAAGCGCCTGGGGTTCGCTGGGCTTGATGCTCGTCGTGGCAATTCTCGCCGCATGGCCGCCGCAATGGGCGCGTTCGGTGAAAATGCCGGAATCCTCGGCGGTGGCCGCGCGTAACGCAAGCAAGCCTACGAATCTGGCCCCGGCTACCGGGCCGGCCGCCGGTGGAATGACTTCGCAAGGAACTTCACCTACTCGCGCCACCACTCCGGAGAGTGCGGGCTCCGTTCATAACGAAGAGGCAAGCGACGAGGATAAAGATTCCAAGGGAGCCGCCGATGATGGGCAACGCGATGATGCCCCAAGGCAGGCCGCGGCGGGCGAGACGGCGGCAGGGGCAGGCGGCACGCCAGGCACACGTTCGGTACAAAACTCCCAGCGCGAATCCCCCACGGAATGGCTGGGAAGCGTCATTTCGCGCTTGAAGGAGATGATCGCGCAAGACGATGGGAAGGGCGAGGACTTCGCGCCCGAAGGGAGCGCGCAAGGTGTTGCCCGCGCGGCGCGGGCTGACAATGGCCGCAACGCGGACACCGGCTCGGCGAATCCCTCGCCCGAGTATCGCAAGGCGGAACGCTCCGAGAATTCCAACATGGCCTTGAACTCCTTGGGGGGCATGGGCCCGCGCAACACTGTTGCTGGCGAGGCAGATAACGAGGCGGGCGAGGAACAAAGTGGCCGCAACAATTCCAACGCGGGCCCCCTCGGCCAGCGCGTGGGCACCAGCCGGGCTGGCGCGGGCGATGAGGGCGATGCGCCGCGCGGGGATCCTGGCGGCAACGCGGAGGCGGCCCCCGTGCTGGGCAATAAGACCCAGCGCCTGGCCATGCAATTGCGGCGCGTGACGGCGCAGTCCAAATCTTCCTCGGAGGCCCGCGACGAGGAGGAGGGCACGCCCGAAGCCTTTTTCTCCGCGACGCGCTCCCAGGCGGCACGCGCTGAAATGCGCGAGGTCGAAGGAACAGTGAGCGCCGTGCGTGCCGAGGCCGCCCATACCGAGGAAACACCACTCGCCTACCGCGCCGTGGTGAAAGACTACTTTCTCACCCAGCATCGCAAAGAGAAGTAATCCTGCATGCGGTTCGTTGCGCTCTCCCCGGCGGTTACGGTTGCCATGCTTCTGGCGGTGCTGGGAGCAATCGTCCTGGCTTATTGCTTGAAGCCAAGGCGCCGGCGCATTGCTGTGTCTTCCCTCAATTTGTGGGGCAAGGTACTGCGCCAGCACCGCTCCTTGGTGAGCCGATGGCGCTGGCTGGTGTCCTTGTTGCTGGCGTGCGCGATTGGCGCCGCCATGGCACTGGCCTTGGCGCGGCCGGAAATTCCCGCGCTGGGTGCCGTGTCCAAGCGCGCCGTGCTCATTCTGGATAATTCGCCCTCCATGGCCGCCCGCGCGCGCGACGGCGGCACGCGCTGGATGCATGCCCAGTCCGACGCCCGCCTCCTGGTGGCCCGCTTGGGCAGTGCCAGTGAAGTGATGGTGCTGGATACCATGGGACGCGCCACGCTTTCCGGATTTGTCACGCCCGCCATGGCTTGGAATCAAATCGAGCGCTTGTCCGTGGTG is part of the Betaproteobacteria bacterium genome and encodes:
- a CDS encoding CoA transferase, producing MPGPLEGVRILDLTTVVMGPFATQILAELGAEVLKVESHEGDNMRDVSPMRSPHMGHLFMNLNRGKRAIVLDLKKPGGREVIMRLLPKTDVLVYNVRPSAMGRLGLSYEDVRAANPKIIYVGAYGYSQRGPKAGQAAYDDLIQGATGLPAISLQEGGAPRYVPLNLADRVTGLHAVYAVTSALFYRERTGKGQSVEVPMFESITHFVMGDHIAGMGYEPPIGATGYTRLRHRRPYATQDGYLCALVYNNKQWRSFLGAIGRSEVLEDARFSNHAVRANHIAEVYAFLEKIFKTKTTAQWISILEKADVPVSPMNRVEDVISDPHHAATGFFSIEEHPTEGKIRTMRTPTGWSESPPAAGGFVPRLGEHSAQVLAELGYSDSEIRELAKQGVTLCAS
- a CDS encoding tripartite tricarboxylate transporter substrate binding protein, with amino-acid sequence MRLIAVIAVALACATGVRAEDSYPNKPVRLIVPFAPGSLTDAVARVIGHELGKRLGQNVIVDTRPGANGQLGASFAAKSPPDGYTIMATTNTPHAANVHLYKKLPYDPVKDFIPVARIGTIPFMLVVNPSLPVKNVEELIAYARANPGKLTYGTSNSTSLVSAETINVMAKVSTVGVQYKASQQAIIDLISGEIHMMICDFAVSVPQVKSGKLRALAVPMRKRTALMPELPPIGETLKGFEFTPWIGIVAPAGTPKAVTGRLSKELLSLLALPEMSAKLASVGVELAPMPPAPFGTFMQEEINHWGRLVKAAGIQPE
- a CDS encoding cupin domain-containing protein, which gives rise to MPPRYFVKPQDVTPYHPANHTGTVNRRLIGPENVGAKNIEVVLGVVEKNKGALPHAHPGIEQVCYMLEGRARAEVNGEVCELGPGDCCFFPANARHIFTVTSDEPVKVLVIYSPPYEENPQRAVKG
- a CDS encoding sulfatase; the encoded protein is MANYFLRTALFGLACLLLPLYGWGADKPNILYIVADDLGWKDVGFHGGTPRTPTLDKLATGGAMLNAFYVQPSSSQTRAAAITGRYPMRYGLQTGTLTAASAYCLSTEERTLGQALKEAGYGTAFVGKWQLGHAQPECLPNKRGFDHFYGPLTQPADSIIKKTTKTDWRLNDKPAKVEGWVSALLGKYTAGFLASTTQPWFVMLSFSAPAAPYGATKELLDSYSSIKDEPQRRYAAAVTALDQAIGEVVSSLEQRGQLANTLILFHSDSGAAMATKFPTGDGDVEEQGGDNGVFREGRGSLYEGGLRVPALAFWPGKIAPKTVITDPVHVTDFPATLLALAGASADPKKKLDGMDLWSALTGATRSPRKEILLNVEDFHGALRVGEYKLIVHAALPSKVELFRIANDPEEADNVAQRYPDRAKEMLGKLNEYAYDMLPALKLEESSTTKGVAALWRANPARR
- a CDS encoding DUF429 domain-containing protein — encoded protein: MLRATFKHLRGLLRESESRIWQRGIMRLEDYVQPTYQLDLFSNGHDAKPAPLVAETIQAIANKDVEFFANELYPEDWFRVVLEYPNDTIFLDLETTGLSKYYDIVTIVGWSLNSKYHVHIRGQDDSKLRRDLRDASAIVTYNGTLFDIPFLQKDFPGVELPPIHVDLRFAGKRVGLTGGQKDIENQLGLARSKIAQKIQGEIAPVLWANYARGDTKALRRLIAYNHADVGGLQFIFDEVAQRAMVRLGAPESLIRERPRVQGINAIRWSTPTRSSGILIPPFKIEDKKRITATTLLTECGIKDCRVVGIDLTGSAARPTGWSLLNGTFATVKSLSTDEDIIKATLAAKPHLVSIDSPLSLPTGRLSPFDDDPGRKEFGIMRHSERVLKKRGINVYPALIPSMQRLTARGLKLADEFRKLGLAVIESYPGAAQDIMNIPRKRAGLPLLKQGLKEFGIRGGFITKDVTHDELDAITSAIVGLFFFAGRFERLGKDDEESLIIPDLRIDPTAWKSRKVIGFSGPLASGKTTAAKHLESLGFGYGRYSMVLEDELTKRGEQPTRRALQEFGLHVNRELGQRWLGRRLLGLFNDSRRIAIDGMRFPEDHALLIESFGPAFTHVHLQSPVAKRQERYERRDPEGKPFSEADTHKVEHGVNSMKAIAQVKVANRSNLRSFLIRIQKLSKE